The following nucleotide sequence is from Lacinutrix sp. Hel_I_90.
AGAAACTTTCCCAAGGATCCATTTTTAAGAAATCACCAAAACAGCCACAGTCTTTAACTTTCTCAAAATAGGCTGCATAAAAGGTTAGAAAGGTGAAGAACACAATCATGGCCAGTAAGCTCCATACGGTAAATTTCGGTTTATACCCTATCAATAAAAAAACACCTAAAACGACTTCTAAAACCACTACAAACACCGCAATTCCTAATGCGTAAGGCATAAAAACGGGTAAATCTAAAACATCTGCGCTAAAATATTCTTGTAATTTATAAGAGAAACCTATAGGGTCGTTTAGTTTTATTAATCCTGAAAAGATGAATAATGCACCAACTAAAAAGCGGCAAATGTGTATTATGTATTTCATAAAATTTTATTTACATTTTAAAATTCTAAATCACAAAAACTAAATCCCAAAAGGTCCTCAGTTTTTAATTAAAATTTCTAAAATTATCTTAATTTATTTACTATTGATGATAGTATTTTTCTTAATTCGTTTGCTTCAATCAGTAGCTTATGAATTCTTTCTGATTCATTTTCATTTAATTCCTTCAGAAGTTTTAACCAATATTCACTTTCCTTTGCTTCTTTTCTCGATATTCTCAATTTAAACAATAAATCTTTATCACCTAGCTTTTCATTTCCTTCAATGTAGTTTGCACCAACAGAGCCTGAAGACCTAACCAACTGCTTACCATCTTCTATATTTGAAATTGTATTTTTTAATTCTTTAACTAAAAATCTACAGTCTCTTGCGAATTCAAAAGTGCGTCGTTCAAGATTATATGTTTTTTTCTTCTCCCAATAGCTTTGGAATTTAGTTTTTATTATTTGGAATTTGAACTAGCCAGATGAATCATTGCAAAAATAGCATAATTAATCATGTCTTGATAATTAGCTTCAATACCTTCACTTACTAGTGTTTTACCCAAATTATCTTCAATTTGTTTAACGCGTAACAGTTTCTGTAAGATTAAATCTGTAAGTGAACTCACACGCATTTCTCTCCAGGCTTCACCATAATCATGATTTTTATCTTGCATTAACTGTTTAGTACTAGTGACTTTATCATCGTAAAGCTTGGTGGCCTGTTCAAGAGATAAATCGGGTTGTTCAACCACCCCTTTTTCTAACTGAATAAGTGCCATGATACAATAATTGATAATGCCTATAAATTCGCTCTGCACCCCTTCATCAATTTTCCTAACCTCATTTTGCTGCAAACTTCTAATGCGCTGTGCTTTAATAAAAATCTGATCGGTAAGCGATGGCAATCTTAATATACGCCAAGCACTTCCGTAGTCGCTCATTTTATTAATAAACAAACTACGACACGTTTCTATTACAGCATCATATTGTTTTGAAGTATCTTGCATAAATTGAATGAATTTTGTGTAAATTTCGCATAAAATTGTTTAAAATTCAAGGTTTAGCGTTTATAGTTTCTAAATGCCTGACAAACAGTAAACATAAAGCTATCTATGACGATTAATTGTAACGGATCACTTATCGATTTAACCGCACCAAAAGTAATGGGCATTTTAAACGTTACGCCAGATTCTTTTTACGATGGCGGCTTTTACAAAGACCCCTCTTTAATTTTAAAACAAGTAGAAAAAATGCTTGAAGCTGGAGCTACTTTTATCGATGTTGGTGCCTACAGCTCGAAACCTAATGCAGATAAAGTCTCTCAAGAGGATGAGCTAAAGCGCATACTCCCAATTATTGATTTATTGCTGAAACACTTTCCTGACCTCGTGATTTCTGTTGACACCTTTCGTGCAGAAGTTGCCAGACAATGTATTGAAAAAGGAGCTGCCTTAGTGAATGATATTTCTGCTGGGCATTTAGATGATAAAATGATGGAAACCGTTGCCCACTTAAACGTGCCTTATATTATGATGCACATGAGAGGCACCCCAGAAACAATGCAACAGCAGACAAATTATAAATCTATTTTAAAAGAAATTCTGTTTTATTTTTCTGAAAGAATAGCGAAAGCCAGAGCTTTAGGAATCGTAGATATTATTATTGATCCTGGATTTGGATTTGCTAAAACACGTGAACAAAATTTTGAATTGCTAAATAGTTTAGAAGGTTTTAAAATAATCGAGCTACCCTTGTTAGCTGGGATTTCGAGAAAATCTATGATTTACAAAACATTACAAACGACTTCATCCGAAGCACTTAACGGCACCACCGCTTTAAACATGGTTGCCTTAGAAAAAGGCGCAAAAATTTTACGTGTACATGATGTAAAAGAAGCTGTCGAATGTGTTAAACTTTACAACCAATTACATGCCTAATATGAGAGTTCTTTTT
It contains:
- a CDS encoding DUF1599 domain-containing protein, encoding MQDTSKQYDAVIETCRSLFINKMSDYGSAWRILRLPSLTDQIFIKAQRIRSLQQNEVRKIDEGVQSEFIGIINYCIMALIQLEKGVVEQPDLSLEQATKLYDDKVTSTKQLMQDKNHDYGEAWREMRVSSLTDLILQKLLRVKQIEDNLGKTLVSEGIEANYQDMINYAIFAMIHLASSNSK
- the folP gene encoding dihydropteroate synthase, with product MTINCNGSLIDLTAPKVMGILNVTPDSFYDGGFYKDPSLILKQVEKMLEAGATFIDVGAYSSKPNADKVSQEDELKRILPIIDLLLKHFPDLVISVDTFRAEVARQCIEKGAALVNDISAGHLDDKMMETVAHLNVPYIMMHMRGTPETMQQQTNYKSILKEILFYFSERIAKARALGIVDIIIDPGFGFAKTREQNFELLNSLEGFKIIELPLLAGISRKSMIYKTLQTTSSEALNGTTALNMVALEKGAKILRVHDVKEAVECVKLYNQLHA
- a CDS encoding four helix bundle protein, giving the protein MIKTKFQSYWEKKKTYNLERRTFEFARDCRFLVKELKNTISNIEDGKQLVRSSGSVGANYIEGNEKLGDKDLLFKLRISRKEAKESEYWLKLLKELNENESERIHKLLIEANELRKILSSIVNKLR